The stretch of DNA TGGAGCGCGCGGCCATCGTGCTCGCGCGGGAGCCCGGCAACCACGAGGCCCTGTTCGAGCGGGCGCTGGCCCTCTTCGAGCTGTGCCGCTTCGCCGAGGCGAAGGCCGCCTTCACCGCGCTCCTGAAGTTCCCCGGCCGGGAGGCCCACGCGCACCAGCGCCTCGGGCTGCTGCTGGAGCGCGAGGGCAAGTGGGCCCAGGCGCAGGCCCACTTCGACAAGGCCCGGGCGCTGGCCCCCGAGGACTTCCCCCCGCCGCCCTTGCCCACCCCCGAGGAGTTCCGCGCGGCGGTGGCCCGGGCCGTGGAGGCGCTCCCCGAGGACATGCGCAAGGACCTGGAGGGCATCCCCGTCACGGCGGAGGAGATCCCCGTGGATGCGGACCTGATGTCCGGCGAGCCGCCGCTGTCGCCCTCGATTCTGGGGCTCTTCCGGGGCCCACCGCTCGGCGAGCCGTGCGATGGCTCGGAGAGCCCGTGCCGCTCGGTGGCGCTCTACCGCCGCAACCTCGCGCGCGTGGCGTCCAGCCATGCGGAGCTGCTGGAACAGATCCAGGTGACGTTGCTGCACGAGGTAGGGCATCTTCGCGGCGAGGATGACGAAGAGCTGGCCGCCCGCGGCCTGGAGTGAGTGATGGCCGCGCGAAACCTTCCCGTTGCACGAGTGAGCCTCAAGGGCGCCAAGAGCCTGCGCCGGGGCACCCCCTGGCTCTACCGCACCGAGCTGGTCGAACCGCCCGAAGGCGAGGGGCGGGGGCGGGTGGTGGCCGTGGTGGACCCCCAGGGCAACCCCATTGGCCAGGCCTTCTACGCGCAGCGCTCGCCGCTGGCCTTGCGGCTGCTCACGCGCCGCCCCGCCACGGAGGAGCCCACGGACGAGGCCTTCTTCCGCCGCCGCTTGGAGGCGGCCCTGGCCCGCCGCGCGTCCCTGAAGCACCGGGATGGCCTGCGGCTGGTGCATGGCGAGGCAGACCTGCTGCCGGGCCTCTTCGTGGACCGCTACGGCGCGGGCCTGACGCTCCAGACGCTCTCCGAGGGCATGGACGCCCGGAAGGAGTGGATCGCCCGGGTGCTGGTGGAGCTGACCGGGGCCACCCACGTGGTGTGCCGGGACGATGCCTCGGGCCGTGACTTCGAGGGGCTCGCGCGCCAGGTGGTGCTGCTGCAAGGCACGGGCGAGGCGCGCTTCACCTACCACGAGGGCGAGAACCGCTTCGAGGTGGACCTCCTGGGGGACATGAAGACCGGGGCCTTCCTGGACCAGGTGGACAACCACCTGCGCGCGGGGGAGCTCGCCCGGGGCGAGGCGTTGGATCTCTTCAGCTACCACGGGGGCTTCGCGCTCGCGCTGAGCCGCACGTGTGACTCGGTGCTCGCGGTGGAGCAGGACCCGAAGGCCTCGGAGCGCATCCAGGCCAACGCCGCGCGCAATGGCCGCAAGAACGTCACGGTGGAGAACGCCAACGCCTTCGACGTGCTGCGGCGCTTCGCGGAGACGGGCCGCCGCTTCGACACGGTGGTGTTGGATCCGCCGGGCCTGGCCAAGCGCCGCGAGGGGCTGGCCACCGCGCTGCGCGCCTACCACGAGCTGAACCTGCGCGCCCTCAAGTGCCTGAAGCCCGAGGGGGTGCTCGTCACCTGCTCGTGCTCGGGGAAGCTGGACCGCGAGGGCTTCGAGCGGATGGTCTTCTCGGCCGCCGAGGATGCCCGGCGGCCGGTGCAGATCCTCGAGCGGCGCGGGGCGGGGTTGGACCATCCGGTGCTCGCCAACCTGCCGGAGACCGAGTACCTCAAGGCGCTCTACGTCCGGGCCCTGTAAGCCCTAGGTCTGGGTCCTCAGCACGCGCGAGCCACTGGCCGCCACGAGGGCCAGGAAGGCCACGAGGAGCCCCAGCGCGGCGGGCAGTCCCAGGGGCTCCGCCACGAGGCCAATCAGCGGCGGGCCCACGAGGAAGCCGCCATAGCCCAGGGTGGACACCGCCGCGATGCCCACGCCGGAGGGAATGCCCGGGACGCGGCCCGCGGCGCTGAACAGCACCGGAATGAGGTTGGACAGCCCAAGCCCCACGCAGCCAAAGCCGATGAGGGCCGCCACCGGGTGGTGCAGCACCAGGGCCGCGCCCAGGCCACCGGCCGCCAGGAGGCCGCCCACGTGCAGCAGCCGCCGCGGACCGAAGGTGCTGACCATCCGGTCTCCCGTGAACCGGCCCGTGGTCATCGCCAGCGAGAACACCGCGTAGCCCGCGCCGGCCAGGCCCGCTTCGGTTCCGAGGGACTGGCGCAGGTAGACGGCGCTCCAGTCCGCCATGGCCCCCTCCACCATCAGCACCAGGAAGGTGAGCAGCCCCATGAACAGCAGGGGGCCGCGGGGGAACGCGAAGGCATGCGCGTGGCCCCCCTCATCGGCGGAGGCTGGCAGCAGGAAGCGGGAGGCCGCGAGGACGACGGCCAGGCCCAGCACCGACACGCCCAGCATGTGGGAGGCGGGCGTGAGCCCCCAGGACAGCAACAGGATGGAGCTGCCCGCCCCGGCCAATCCCCCCAGGCTGTACAGGGCATGGAACGAGGACATGACGGTCTTGCCCAGCTTGCGTTCCACCGTCACCGCGTGGGCATTCATCGCCACGTCCATGGCGCCATAGGCGGCGCCAAAGCTGATCAGTGCCACCATGAGCAGCGGGAGGCTGGGGGCCCGCACGGGCAGCGCCACCAGCGGACAGAAGAGCAGCGAGCTGACGATCGTGACGGCCCGGCTGCCCCAGCGGGCCACCAGCATGCCGGTGAGGGGCATGGCCACCAGGGCGCCCAGGGCCACCCCCAGCAGCGCCAGGCCCAGCAGCGAGGTGCTCAGCCCGAGCCGGGCCTGGACCGTGGGGATGTGAGGCACCCAGCTCGCGAAGGACAGGCCATTGACGAAGAAGACGGCGGAGATGGCGAGCCGCGCGTGGTGAGGGGCCAACGCGAGGGGCGCCGGGAGGGCAGGGGTCGACACGGTCATGCGGTCACCACACGGAGCTTGAGTTTGTGAAAGGGGGCGAGCACGGCCTCGGGAACCGTGGCCTCGGTGACGAGGGTGGCCAGCCGCTCCGTGGGGGCCACCACGAAGGAGGAGACGGTCCCGAGCTTGTCGGCGGTCGCCACCGCCAAGGTCTCGGCGGAGCCCTGGATCATCGCGCGCTTGATGGCGACCTCCTCGGCATGGGGGGTGGTGATGCCCGCCTCGCCGTGGAGGCTGCACACGCCCAGCAGGCACAGGTCCGCGCGCACCTGGCGGACCGCCTCCACGGTCTCGGCACCCACCGTCGTCATCGCCTCCCGGTGGATCCGTCCTCCCAGGAGGTGCACCTCGATGCCGGTGTGCTCGATCAGGGCCAGGGCCACCGGGGGGCTGACGGTCACGACGGTGGCGCGCAGCTCGCGGGGAAGGCTGCGGGCAATCTCCAACGTCGTGGTGCCCCCATCGATGAAGAGCACCTGGCCCGGGCGCACCATGTCCGCGGCGACCTTCGCCAGCGCCTGCTTGGCGGGCTGCTGCACCTGGGTGCGCGCGGCGTAGGCCAGCGTCGTCTGGGCCCGGGGGAGGGCGCCGCCATGGACTCTTCTCAACAGTCCGGCCTCATCCAGGTCGCGCAAGTCCCTGCGGATGGTGTCCTCGGAAACGCGCAGATTCCGGCACAAGTCGGCAGCGGAGACGCGGCCTTCCGTGGAGAGCTGCTCCAGGATGGCCCGCTTGCGCTCCTCGGGAAGCAGGGTAGAGGGGGGTTCGGTCATGGTCGTCCGGGTCATGCGGTGGGGTGCGGTTTTGTGCATGATGTTGCGTGAATCTGCCGGAGTCAAGCTCCCGGGCGTCGCATGGAGAAGCCCCAGCAGGCGAGGTAGCGTCGCTGCCCATGCGCACCTTCCCTTACGTGGTCGTCTCGGCAGCCCTGCTCGCCGCGTGTGCGAGCTCCCGTCCCCCGCCTCCTCCGGAGGCCGGGCCCCCGCCCCCGCCTCCTCCCGCGGCGGAGGAGGGGGCTCAGACGCCGGTGGCGCCTGACGTGCCCGCGGGGGCGGAGGCCGCGCGCATCGCGGAGTTCTCACGCCTGGCGACGCCGTTCGTGGACGCGTTCGTCAACTCCGAGGCCCTCTTCACGCGCGATGGGAAGCAGGTGCTCTTCGTCTCCTCGCGCGACGGCCTCCCCCAGGTCTACCGGGCGGATGCGGCGAGCCCCACCTCGCAGGCCACCCGCCTCTTCGAATCCAAGGAGCGGGTGACGCTGATCGACACCACCCCGGATGGCCGGTCCCTGCTGGTCTTCTCGGACAAGGGCGCCGACGAGAACTGGTCGGTCTGGAAGGTGGGCCTCGATGGCTCGGCCCCCGTGGAGCTCACGCCCGGGGAGACCCTGAGCCGGGATACCGCGTTCCTGCCGGACCTGGCGCCGGATACCCTCTATATCGGCGCCCGGCGCATGGACGAAGTCGCCTCCGCCGCGTACGCCGTCCCCGCCGCGGGGGGGCCCTCCCGCGTCATCTACCGGGATGACAAGCCGGGCTTCCTCGTCCACGTGAGCCGCGACGGCAAGCAGGGGCTGTTCGCGCGCTACCTCTCCGCGTCGGAGAACTACCTGCTGCACCTCGATCTGGCGTCGGGCAAGACGCGGCCGCTGTATCCGGCCCAGGGCACCCAGGTCAGCCTCTTCGCCGCGCAGTTCTCGCCGGATGGCCGGACCGTCTATGTCTCGACCGATGGAGGCGGGGAGCAGGCGCTGGTGCTCGCCCTGGACAGCGCGAGCGGCAAGGAGCTCGCCCGGTACGTCGAGAAGGACCCCGCCAAGGCCACCATTCAGACCCTCCTGGTGGCCAAGACCGGGGACACGCTCGCCCTGGGCCTCAGCGCGGGCAACCGCAGCGAGGTCCGGCTGCTCGATGCGCGCACCCTGAAGCCGCGGGCCCGGGTGGAGCTGCCGCTCGGCCAGGGAAGCCCCCAGGCCTTCTCGGAGGACGGCCGGCGGCTCACGGCCATCTGGTCCACCCCCGCCTCCATCACCGATGCGTGGGTCATCGACGTGAAGACGGGCAAGGCCTCCCCCCTGCGCCAGGAGCCACGCCCGGCCCTGAAGCAGCTGCCCGCCCTCGAGACGAGCATCGTGGACATCCGCGCGCACGACGGGCTGGCGCTGCCCACCAACGTGTACCTGCCGAAGCAGCGCTCCGGGAAGCTGCCCGTCATCGTCAGCTACCATGGCGGCCCCGCGGGCAACTCGAAGATCAAATGGTCCGCGGCCACCGCCTTCTTCGTGTCCCAGGGCTACGCCTGGGTGGAGCCCAACGTCCGGGGCTCCTCGGGCTTCGGCCGCGCCTTCGAGGAGGCGGACAACGGGGCAGGGCGGCTGGAGGCCTTCAAGGACATCGAGGCGGTGGGCCGCTGGGCGGCCTCTCAGCCCTGGGCGGATCCGGACCGGGTCATCATCTATGGCGGCAGCTACGGCGGCTACACGGTGCTCATCGGGCTGACGCGGATGCCGGACCTGTGGCGCGCGGGGGTGGACGTGTTCGGCGTGGCGAACATGAAGACCTTCATGGCCACCACGAGCGGCTTCATCCGGGAGGTGTTCCTGCTGGAGTTCGGAGACCCGGACAAGGACGCGGCCTTCCTGGAGTCCATCTCACCGCTCAAGGACGTGGCCCGCATCGCGGATCCGCTGTTCGTCTACGCGGGGGCCAATGATCCCCGGGTGCCGCGCGGGGAGTCGGACCAGATCGTCCGCGCGCTGCGCGAGCGCCAGGTCCCCGTCGAGTACATGGTGGCCGGGAACGAGGGGCACTCCATGGCCCGGCGCGAGAACCAGATTGAGTTCATGGCGCGCACGGCCCGCTTCCTCGAAGCCCACGCCGGCCCCCGCACGGCGGCCGCGCCCTGAGCGGGGCTCAGGGGATGCCCAGCTCCTTGCGCAGCCGGTTCACCACCTTGAAGTACTCGGTGCGGGAGAAGGGCACGTTGAGGATGTAGAAGTCCTTCTTGGAGAGCCCCACGCAGCCGAAGCAGTAGTTGCAGTCCGAGAGGTTCCGGCAGAGCACCAGGTAGGCGCTGCCGGTGCAGTTCTCGCACTGCACGCAGTAGGCGCAGGCATGGCAGCTCTTCGAGTCCACGCAGTGCGAGCAGTTGTTGCACAGCTCGCACCGCGTGCAGTGGGTGCACTGGTAGCAGTTGCTGCAGTCCTTGCAGAACATGCAGTTGGCGCAGCGCTGGCAGCCCTCGCACGCGTAGGAGCCCGGGTTGCCCGGATCCGAGGCGAACGTCTTCGTCAGCCGCTGGAACTGCTCCAGGAACTCCCGCTTGCCCACGGTGGCCAGGGCCTGCCGCGCGGCCTGCTCCTCCTCATGTGACTCCGGGGTGGGGGCCCGCGTTCCTTTGTCCTTCACTTGGGGGAACTCCTTCCTTTCGTTCCTGACTTAGCGCAACCGGGCCAGTCCTTCGAGGTCGATGCCCCGGGCAATCCGCCGCACCTCCACGGTGCCGGGAAAGCCACGGCTCGTCACGGCCACCACGAAGCGGTCGCCCACCAGGAGGTTGGCCTCCGCGGTCGTCTCCTCCGCGTCGTAGCGCACGAACCCCACCGCCGCATCCCAGAAAATGGGCGCGGAAGGGTCGCTCGCAGGCCGGCCCTTCGCCCCCTCGGCGGCCTCGCGGATGGCCTTGGCGATCTTCCAACCCAGCGTGGTGTCGACGATGCGGACCTTCACCTCGCGCTCCTCGCCCAAGGTGAAGGTGCGCTCGGCCTCGCTCACGGAGATCTCGCCATACTTGCCCGTGGAGCCCTCGGTCGTGGCGTGGGTGAAGCCCTCCAGCGAGTCTGGCAAGAAGGGGGCCAGTTGCCGGAAGTACACGCAGGGTGCGGCAGGGGCCTCGCCCAAAGCGGAGGCCCCCTCGGCGCCCGTGCGCTCTTCCAGACAGCCAGTGCCCAGGGCCAACCCGAGCACCCCCAGCAGGCGCACCAAGGATTTGATTTCGGTCACGGGGCGATCAAAAGGTATCCCCGCTCTCCGCGCAATGGACCTCTCCAAGCTCAACCCCCCTCAGCGCGAGGCCGTCGTCACGACGGAAGGCCCCCTCCTGGTGCTCGCCGGCGCAGGCAGCGGAAAAACCCGCGTCATCACCCACCGCATCGTTCACATCCTGAACACGCGGCCGGGGGGGGTCCTGGCCCGCAACATCCTCGCCGTCACCTTCACCAACAAGGCCGCCACCGAGATGAAGGAGCGGCTGGTGAAGATGGCGGGCCCCCGCGCACAAGGCGTGCTGGTGTGTACCTTCCACGCCTTCGGCGCGGAGATGCTCCGCGAGGACATCCACCGGCTGGGCTGGCCGCGGAA from Stigmatella aurantiaca encodes:
- a CDS encoding MFS transporter, with product MTVSTPALPAPLALAPHHARLAISAVFFVNGLSFASWVPHIPTVQARLGLSTSLLGLALLGVALGALVAMPLTGMLVARWGSRAVTIVSSLLFCPLVALPVRAPSLPLLMVALISFGAAYGAMDVAMNAHAVTVERKLGKTVMSSFHALYSLGGLAGAGSSILLLSWGLTPASHMLGVSVLGLAVVLAASRFLLPASADEGGHAHAFAFPRGPLLFMGLLTFLVLMVEGAMADWSAVYLRQSLGTEAGLAGAGYAVFSLAMTTGRFTGDRMVSTFGPRRLLHVGGLLAAGGLGAALVLHHPVAALIGFGCVGLGLSNLIPVLFSAAGRVPGIPSGVGIAAVSTLGYGGFLVGPPLIGLVAEPLGLPAALGLLVAFLALVAASGSRVLRTQT
- a CDS encoding DeoR/GlpR family DNA-binding transcription regulator: MTEPPSTLLPEERKRAILEQLSTEGRVSAADLCRNLRVSEDTIRRDLRDLDEAGLLRRVHGGALPRAQTTLAYAARTQVQQPAKQALAKVAADMVRPGQVLFIDGGTTTLEIARSLPRELRATVVTVSPPVALALIEHTGIEVHLLGGRIHREAMTTVGAETVEAVRQVRADLCLLGVCSLHGEAGITTPHAEEVAIKRAMIQGSAETLAVATADKLGTVSSFVVAPTERLATLVTEATVPEAVLAPFHKLKLRVVTA
- a CDS encoding class I SAM-dependent rRNA methyltransferase, giving the protein MAARNLPVARVSLKGAKSLRRGTPWLYRTELVEPPEGEGRGRVVAVVDPQGNPIGQAFYAQRSPLALRLLTRRPATEEPTDEAFFRRRLEAALARRASLKHRDGLRLVHGEADLLPGLFVDRYGAGLTLQTLSEGMDARKEWIARVLVELTGATHVVCRDDASGRDFEGLARQVVLLQGTGEARFTYHEGENRFEVDLLGDMKTGAFLDQVDNHLRAGELARGEALDLFSYHGGFALALSRTCDSVLAVEQDPKASERIQANAARNGRKNVTVENANAFDVLRRFAETGRRFDTVVLDPPGLAKRREGLATALRAYHELNLRALKCLKPEGVLVTCSCSGKLDREGFERMVFSAAEDARRPVQILERRGAGLDHPVLANLPETEYLKALYVRAL
- a CDS encoding caib/baif family protein, which produces MKDKGTRAPTPESHEEEQAARQALATVGKREFLEQFQRLTKTFASDPGNPGSYACEGCQRCANCMFCKDCSNCYQCTHCTRCELCNNCSHCVDSKSCHACAYCVQCENCTGSAYLVLCRNLSDCNYCFGCVGLSKKDFYILNVPFSRTEYFKVVNRLRKELGIP
- a CDS encoding S9 family peptidase — its product is MRTFPYVVVSAALLAACASSRPPPPPEAGPPPPPPPAAEEGAQTPVAPDVPAGAEAARIAEFSRLATPFVDAFVNSEALFTRDGKQVLFVSSRDGLPQVYRADAASPTSQATRLFESKERVTLIDTTPDGRSLLVFSDKGADENWSVWKVGLDGSAPVELTPGETLSRDTAFLPDLAPDTLYIGARRMDEVASAAYAVPAAGGPSRVIYRDDKPGFLVHVSRDGKQGLFARYLSASENYLLHLDLASGKTRPLYPAQGTQVSLFAAQFSPDGRTVYVSTDGGGEQALVLALDSASGKELARYVEKDPAKATIQTLLVAKTGDTLALGLSAGNRSEVRLLDARTLKPRARVELPLGQGSPQAFSEDGRRLTAIWSTPASITDAWVIDVKTGKASPLRQEPRPALKQLPALETSIVDIRAHDGLALPTNVYLPKQRSGKLPVIVSYHGGPAGNSKIKWSAATAFFVSQGYAWVEPNVRGSSGFGRAFEEADNGAGRLEAFKDIEAVGRWAASQPWADPDRVIIYGGSYGGYTVLIGLTRMPDLWRAGVDVFGVANMKTFMATTSGFIREVFLLEFGDPDKDAAFLESISPLKDVARIADPLFVYAGANDPRVPRGESDQIVRALRERQVPVEYMVAGNEGHSMARRENQIEFMARTARFLEAHAGPRTAAAP
- a CDS encoding metallopeptidase family protein — translated: MSRRGLLAFFLLLGSCQRSSSEPVLAAPVPCTAQASAPEAPAVAEPSPPVAPPPLAAGPEEDSRAPVAPLAVCRAEGISPLEAARRSYDEGHFEAALSCAAQAAALEPDLAEAHAERGLALSELGRIPEAQMAFARALALEPGSREALLGAAHLFTVQLPSTRERDELGLLYSERGLSQPGTPPDVVIQFALLSAMAFNDLGHAGDALERAAIVLAREPGNHEALFERALALFELCRFAEAKAAFTALLKFPGREAHAHQRLGLLLEREGKWAQAQAHFDKARALAPEDFPPPPLPTPEEFRAAVARAVEALPEDMRKDLEGIPVTAEEIPVDADLMSGEPPLSPSILGLFRGPPLGEPCDGSESPCRSVALYRRNLARVASSHAELLEQIQVTLLHEVGHLRGEDDEELAARGLE